The Phycisphaeraceae bacterium genome has a window encoding:
- the gmk gene encoding guanylate kinase yields MSQPGTTHRGLLVVISGPSGAGKTTIARAVEQRLDAVFSVSATTRPRTAADVEGRDYYFLSEPEFQRRVDAGEMLEYAQVFGRNWYGTPRAPVERALTEGRLVILEIDVQGGLQVRRAMPGALLIFIEPPSEDDLLRRLRARGRDDEPAIQRRFAEARREIETARSSGAYDHFIVNDDLDRAIDEACAVIETARRG; encoded by the coding sequence ATGTCCCAGCCGGGTACGACACATCGCGGTCTGCTGGTGGTCATCTCCGGACCCTCCGGCGCCGGGAAGACCACCATCGCCCGCGCCGTGGAGCAGCGGCTGGACGCCGTCTTCAGCGTGTCGGCGACCACCCGGCCGCGCACGGCGGCTGATGTGGAGGGACGCGATTACTACTTCCTCTCCGAGCCGGAGTTCCAGCGCCGGGTGGATGCCGGCGAAATGCTCGAATACGCGCAGGTCTTCGGTCGCAACTGGTACGGCACGCCCCGCGCGCCGGTGGAGCGGGCGCTGACGGAAGGGCGGCTGGTCATTCTCGAGATCGACGTGCAGGGAGGTCTTCAGGTGCGACGGGCCATGCCCGGCGCGCTGCTCATCTTCATTGAGCCGCCTTCGGAGGATGACCTGCTTCGTCGCCTGCGCGCCAGAGGTCGCGATGATGAACCCGCCATTCAGCGCCGCTTCGCCGAGGCGCGGCGCGAGATCGAGACCGCCCGCTCCAGCGGCGCCTATGACCATTTCATCGTCAACGACGATCTCGATCGCGCCATCGACGAAGCATGCGCGGTGATCGAAACGGCGCGGCGCGGGTGA
- a CDS encoding sugar kinase: MSLIVTGTIGIDSVHTPTGSAEGVPGGSCAYFAAAASFFAPVRVVAAVGGDWPEEHRRILSSFRNVDLSGLEVRPRSKTFAWGGRYFDDLNRRETLYTHLGVVEEQPPRVPEAFHDSRFVFLANTHPAVQMELLSHFPHRTLAVADTMDLWINIANDELRALLKQVDGLALNYEEAEQLAGTRNPVTAARAILDMGPKFVTVKKGEHGAILVHREGVAVLPAYPAELEHVVDPTGAGDSFAGGMMGYLAAAGRTDLEAVQTALAWGTVTASFTIESFGLSRLRTLTREEIDRRMAVFRRAARVG, translated from the coding sequence ATGTCCCTCATCGTCACCGGAACCATCGGCATTGACTCTGTTCACACGCCCACCGGCAGTGCGGAAGGCGTGCCCGGCGGGTCGTGCGCCTACTTCGCCGCCGCGGCGTCGTTTTTTGCACCGGTGCGCGTGGTGGCGGCGGTGGGAGGCGACTGGCCCGAGGAGCATCGCCGCATTCTCTCATCCTTCCGCAACGTGGATCTCTCGGGGCTGGAAGTCCGTCCTCGTTCCAAGACGTTCGCGTGGGGCGGGCGATACTTCGACGACCTCAATCGGCGCGAGACGCTCTACACCCACCTGGGCGTGGTGGAGGAGCAGCCGCCCCGTGTGCCCGAGGCGTTCCACGACAGCCGGTTTGTGTTCCTCGCCAATACCCACCCGGCGGTGCAGATGGAGCTGCTCAGCCACTTCCCGCATCGCACGTTGGCCGTGGCGGACACCATGGATCTGTGGATCAACATCGCCAACGACGAGCTCCGCGCCCTGTTGAAGCAGGTGGACGGTCTGGCGCTGAACTACGAGGAGGCCGAGCAACTGGCGGGCACGCGCAACCCGGTCACCGCCGCGCGAGCGATCCTCGACATGGGCCCGAAGTTTGTCACCGTGAAGAAGGGGGAGCACGGGGCGATCCTGGTGCATCGGGAGGGCGTGGCCGTGCTGCCCGCCTACCCGGCCGAGCTGGAGCACGTCGTTGATCCCACCGGCGCGGGCGACAGTTTCGCGGGCGGCATGATGGGGTATCTGGCCGCCGCCGGACGCACCGATCTTGAGGCCGTGCAGACCGCCCTGGCCTGGGGCACGGTGACGGCGAGTTTCACCATCGAGTCGTTCGGCCTCTCGCGCCTGCGGACGCTCACGCGCGAGGAGATCGACCGCCGCATGGCCGTGTTCAGAAGGGCGGCTCGGGTCGGGTGA
- a CDS encoding N(4)-(beta-N-acetylglucosaminyl)-L-asparaginase, protein MTPPIILSTWSFGQRGHAMAWPILASGGSSLDAVEQACRVVESDPEVDSVGFGGLPDASGEVSLDASIMLSPSRHGSVTYVRRFLHVASLARCVMERTPHRMLSGDGAERFALEQGFEPTSLLSNAARSAWETWRTSGRGAVDQSRDSGRGLRPVDADQSGRLFVASSEMAGHDTIGTLAIDRSGVIAGACSTSGMPYKLPGRVGDSPIIGHGLYVDPEVGASTATGTGELIMGVCGSFLIVELLRRGASPAQAIREALGRIERTQALRPEHQVAFVTLTPRGEWSAGALRPGFKVAIRDDATDAIVDPPIVLRRD, encoded by the coding sequence GTGACACCCCCCATCATCCTCTCCACCTGGTCGTTCGGACAGCGCGGGCACGCGATGGCGTGGCCGATTCTTGCCTCCGGCGGCTCGTCGCTCGACGCGGTTGAACAGGCCTGCCGCGTGGTCGAGTCGGACCCGGAGGTCGATTCCGTCGGCTTCGGGGGGCTGCCTGACGCCTCCGGCGAAGTGTCGCTGGACGCGTCCATCATGCTCTCGCCGTCGCGTCATGGCAGCGTCACCTACGTTCGCCGATTCCTGCACGTGGCGTCGCTGGCCCGGTGCGTAATGGAGCGAACGCCTCATCGCATGCTCTCGGGCGATGGGGCGGAGCGGTTCGCGCTCGAGCAGGGGTTCGAGCCGACCTCGCTGCTCAGCAACGCGGCGCGGAGCGCATGGGAGACCTGGCGCACTTCAGGCCGCGGCGCCGTGGACCAGTCGCGCGATTCGGGCCGGGGATTGCGGCCTGTGGACGCGGACCAATCCGGGCGATTGTTCGTCGCGTCCAGTGAAATGGCGGGCCACGACACCATCGGCACGCTGGCCATTGACCGCAGCGGCGTCATCGCCGGCGCGTGCTCCACCAGCGGCATGCCGTACAAGCTGCCGGGGCGAGTGGGCGACTCGCCCATCATCGGGCACGGGCTGTACGTCGATCCCGAGGTCGGCGCGTCGACCGCCACCGGCACCGGCGAACTCATCATGGGCGTCTGCGGGTCTTTTCTGATCGTCGAGTTGCTCCGACGCGGGGCATCGCCCGCCCAAGCCATCCGTGAGGCGCTGGGCCGCATCGAGCGCACGCAGGCGCTCCGTCCCGAGCATCAGGTCGCCTTCGTCACGCTGACGCCGCGCGGCGAATGGAGCGCGGGCGCGCTCCGGCCGGGGTTCAAGGTCGCGATCCGCGATGACGCGACGGACGCCATCGTAGATCCGCCGATCGTGCTTCGACGGGATTGA
- a CDS encoding glucosidase, protein MPPPTPTPPIDPEARRLIEDAARARNWKRWGPYLAERQWSTVREDYSPDGNCWEYFPHEHARSRAYRWGEDGLLGITDRQCRLCFAVALWNGRDPILKERLFGLTNPQGNHGEDVKECYYYLDATPTHSYLKALYRYPHQEFPYRQLIDENARRGPDEPEYELLDTGVFDENRFFDVLVEYAKHSPDDILIRLTLTNRGPEAADLHVLPTLWFRNTWSWGRRGEEGHHDKPRLVRHDATTLHAEHESIGAFRFAVEPGSDGAAPVFLFTENETNAQRLFNAPNPAPHVKDGFHDAVIHDRADAVNRDPSGTKATVHVRLRIDPGASVTLRLRLTVEQEATIDPFGQAFDQVFAARISEADAFYTSRIPAGLTDDQRLIARQAYAGLLWSKQFYHYVVRDWLEGDPRQPPPPESRKRGRNADWTHLFNRDVISMPDKWEYPWYAAWDLAFHMIPFARIDPHFAKEQLLLLLREWYMHPNGQIPAYEFALGDVNPPVHAWAVWRVYKITGPRGGRDRQFLARAFQKLLINFTWWVNRKDIEGKHIFSGGFLGLDNIGVFDRSRPLPTGGHLEQADGTAWMAFYCATMLAIALELAAEDPAYEDVASKFFEHFVAIADAMNTLGGSGLWDEEDGFYYDQLHVDSRVTPLKVRSMVGLIPLIAVEILEDSVIDRLPGFRRRMRWFVENRRDLARHISYMEAPHGSDARAHHLLAIPSRLRLERVLRYMLDESEFLSPFGLRSVSRVHASKPYIYRANGDEFRVDYVPGESTTGLFGGNSNWRGPVWFPLNYLLIESLERYHHFYGDSFTIECPTGSGRFLTLDRVAHELRRRLSAIFLADARGRRPVHGEELRYATDPHWRDLILFYEYFHGDTGRGVGASHQTGWTALVASCLDDLGADPASR, encoded by the coding sequence ATGCCGCCCCCCACGCCTACGCCGCCCATCGACCCAGAAGCCCGACGACTCATCGAAGACGCCGCCCGCGCCCGCAACTGGAAGCGCTGGGGGCCGTATCTGGCCGAGCGACAGTGGTCCACGGTGCGCGAGGATTACTCCCCGGACGGCAACTGCTGGGAGTACTTCCCCCATGAGCACGCCCGCAGCCGCGCCTATCGCTGGGGCGAGGATGGCCTGCTCGGCATCACCGACCGCCAATGCCGGTTGTGCTTCGCCGTCGCACTGTGGAACGGGCGAGACCCGATCCTCAAGGAACGGCTCTTCGGGCTGACCAATCCGCAGGGCAATCACGGCGAGGACGTCAAGGAGTGCTACTACTACCTCGACGCCACGCCCACGCACTCCTATCTCAAGGCCCTCTATCGCTATCCCCATCAGGAATTCCCCTATCGGCAACTGATCGACGAGAACGCCCGGCGCGGTCCAGATGAGCCGGAGTACGAACTGCTCGACACCGGCGTCTTCGATGAGAATCGGTTCTTTGACGTGCTGGTGGAGTACGCCAAACACTCGCCGGACGACATCCTCATCCGCCTGACGCTCACCAACCGCGGCCCCGAGGCGGCGGACCTGCACGTGCTGCCCACGCTCTGGTTCCGCAACACCTGGTCGTGGGGACGCCGAGGCGAGGAAGGACATCACGACAAACCGCGCCTGGTTCGACACGACGCGACGACGCTGCACGCGGAACACGAGTCCATCGGCGCCTTCCGCTTCGCCGTCGAACCGGGATCGGACGGGGCCGCACCGGTGTTTCTCTTCACAGAGAACGAGACGAACGCCCAGCGGCTCTTCAACGCACCGAACCCCGCGCCCCACGTCAAGGATGGATTCCACGACGCGGTCATTCACGACCGTGCCGACGCCGTCAACCGTGACCCTTCCGGCACCAAGGCGACGGTCCATGTCCGGCTTCGCATCGACCCCGGAGCCAGCGTCACGCTGCGGCTGCGGCTCACTGTCGAGCAGGAGGCAACGATCGATCCATTCGGTCAGGCGTTCGACCAGGTGTTCGCGGCTCGAATCAGCGAAGCGGATGCGTTCTACACCTCCCGCATTCCCGCAGGATTGACCGACGATCAGCGGCTCATCGCCCGTCAGGCGTACGCCGGGCTTCTGTGGAGCAAGCAGTTCTACCACTACGTGGTGAGGGACTGGCTGGAGGGCGACCCACGGCAGCCGCCTCCTCCGGAATCGCGCAAACGCGGGCGGAACGCGGACTGGACGCACCTGTTCAACCGCGACGTGATCTCCATGCCCGACAAGTGGGAGTATCCCTGGTACGCGGCGTGGGATCTGGCCTTCCACATGATTCCCTTCGCGCGCATCGATCCGCACTTCGCCAAGGAGCAGCTGCTGCTCCTGCTGCGTGAATGGTACATGCATCCCAATGGTCAGATTCCCGCCTATGAGTTCGCGCTGGGCGACGTCAACCCGCCGGTGCATGCCTGGGCGGTGTGGCGCGTGTACAAGATCACCGGGCCGCGCGGCGGACGGGATCGCCAGTTTCTCGCCCGAGCGTTTCAGAAACTGCTCATCAACTTCACGTGGTGGGTGAATCGCAAGGACATCGAAGGCAAACACATCTTTTCCGGGGGATTCCTGGGTCTGGACAACATCGGCGTCTTCGATCGCTCGCGCCCCCTGCCGACCGGCGGACACCTGGAGCAGGCCGACGGCACCGCGTGGATGGCCTTCTACTGCGCCACCATGCTGGCCATCGCCCTGGAGCTGGCGGCGGAGGATCCCGCCTACGAAGACGTCGCCAGCAAGTTCTTCGAGCACTTCGTGGCCATCGCCGACGCCATGAACACGCTGGGCGGCTCGGGGCTCTGGGACGAGGAGGACGGCTTCTACTACGACCAGCTGCACGTCGACTCGCGCGTCACGCCTCTCAAGGTGCGGTCGATGGTTGGCCTGATTCCGCTCATCGCGGTTGAGATCCTGGAGGATTCGGTGATCGACCGACTTCCCGGCTTCCGGCGGCGAATGCGCTGGTTCGTGGAGAATCGCCGTGACCTGGCCCGACACATCTCGTACATGGAGGCGCCCCACGGATCCGACGCCCGGGCCCATCATCTTCTGGCGATCCCCTCGCGTCTGCGCCTGGAGCGCGTGCTACGGTACATGCTCGACGAGTCCGAGTTCCTTTCTCCCTTCGGGCTTCGCAGCGTCTCGCGCGTTCACGCGTCGAAGCCGTACATCTACCGCGCCAATGGCGACGAGTTCCGCGTCGATTACGTGCCGGGAGAATCCACAACCGGGCTGTTCGGCGGCAACAGCAACTGGCGCGGCCCCGTGTGGTTTCCGCTCAACTACCTGCTCATCGAGTCGCTGGAGCGATACCACCATTTCTACGGCGACTCCTTCACCATCGAGTGCCCCACGGGCTCCGGACGTTTTCTGACGCTTGACCGAGTGGCTCACGAACTGCGTCGGCGCCTGAGCGCCATCTTTCTCGCCGACGCACGGGGACGCCGCCCCGTCCACGGCGAGGAACTCCGGTACGCGACTGATCCGCACTGGCGCGACCTGATCCTCTTCTACGAGTACTTCCACGGCGACACCGGTCGCGGCGTCGGAGCCAGTCACCAGACCGGCTGGACCGCGCTCGTCGCCTCATGCCTCGACGATCTGGGGGCCGACCCGGCGTCGCGGTAA
- a CDS encoding TatD family hydrolase — MFDSHCHLAFDVFEGRVDRVIADARADGVRGMVTISTTTANASVNLAIARRFPNVWCSAGVHPLHAHEPRNWDDLKRVARDPKCVAWGELGLDHHYDHPPRDLQRRVLEEQLAFIRSCASEGLVKPIVVHCRKSFDALLPVFRASGLDPSRFVFHCFTGSVQDARNVLDFGAWISYTGVVTFKSAPEVAEAAAITPLDRIMVETDAPFLSPAPHRSVFPCEPKFVVHTARFIAARRGMDPDEFERVTDRNVERFFGITIPA, encoded by the coding sequence ATGTTCGACTCTCACTGCCATCTCGCCTTCGACGTGTTCGAAGGTCGCGTGGACCGCGTGATCGCCGACGCGCGGGCCGATGGCGTGCGCGGCATGGTGACCATCTCCACCACCACCGCCAACGCTTCGGTGAACCTGGCCATCGCCCGCCGGTTCCCGAACGTCTGGTGCAGCGCGGGGGTGCATCCCCTTCATGCGCACGAGCCGCGCAACTGGGACGATCTGAAGCGCGTCGCCCGTGATCCGAAGTGCGTGGCGTGGGGCGAGCTGGGACTGGATCATCACTACGACCATCCGCCGCGCGACCTTCAGCGGCGCGTGCTGGAGGAGCAGCTCGCGTTCATCCGGTCCTGTGCATCGGAAGGGCTGGTGAAGCCGATCGTCGTTCACTGCCGCAAGTCGTTCGACGCATTGCTGCCGGTGTTCCGCGCGTCCGGCCTTGATCCGTCGCGGTTCGTGTTCCACTGCTTCACGGGAAGCGTGCAGGACGCGCGGAACGTGCTGGATTTCGGGGCATGGATCAGCTACACCGGCGTGGTGACCTTCAAAAGCGCCCCCGAGGTGGCGGAGGCGGCTGCGATCACCCCGCTTGACCGCATCATGGTGGAGACGGATGCGCCATTCCTCTCGCCCGCGCCGCATCGCAGCGTCTTTCCCTGTGAGCCGAAGTTCGTGGTTCACACGGCGCGGTTCATCGCGGCGAGGCGCGGCATGGACCCCGACGAGTTTGAGCGCGTCACCGATCGGAACGTCGAGCGCTTCTTCGGCATCACGATTCCGGCGTGA
- a CDS encoding cation:proton antiporter has translation MNLLTATIPPGDSALEQAAEAAESIASAVGAKLPLTDPVLVFALVMALILIAPFFMSRLKLPGIIGLLVAGMIVGPHGLGLLERDATIVLLGTVGLLYIMFLAGIEIDLDDLFRHRNNSLVFGLLTFAVPQVLGTVMALTLLDYNWPAAILLASMFASHTLVSYPVAARLGLVRNRAVSAAVGGTIITDTLALLVLAIIAAYSTGELSVGFWARFGISTTLFVAICLLVVPRIGRWFFRSQTERGPTEYVFVMVVAFGCAGLAMAAGLEAIIGVFLAGLALNRLIPAQSVLMNRIHFTGEAIFVPCFLLSVGMIVDLKILVAGPEAWLVSGSMVVAVVVTKFLAAVISGRVLGFSSAEGQVMFGLSVPQAAATLAAVFVGYRIGLFDEKVLNGAVMMILVTCILGPWVVDHFGRRVAIDEQAAPSEPGQNLLRILIPLANPQSATLLMETAIAIRRQNSTEPLYPLTVAFEGGDVAAKVAAGERMLGYAVTHASAAGVPVHAVTRVDTSIANGVSRAIVELRISTVVIGWSGEPSARRMIFGSVIDQLLESNPQTFLLCRLQTPLNTTRRVIMVVPRFLEREHGFGEAARTVKLMTSRLGAKLVVAAADSEIKHLQPRIGAIKPQVATTFTPVSPLSNVVPRLQSMIETDDLIVLMSTREGRLAWTPELDRLPQRLAAEFPGTNLIVFYGSEQSSEARAAASAAIPGTSGLLAPERVALGVSAMPFDQALEHVLRPHFRTLPAALREVRDALIRNANEYSTEMSPGVALLHAHVTHVSSPTFFLATCPQGLTLPRISRPVRMMLVLLSPADLPPEKHLQSLANIGRLMRSAEVVNKVIGVTSFGELDQLFTPQASGSTAPGGGVA, from the coding sequence ATGAACCTTCTGACAGCGACCATCCCGCCCGGCGACAGCGCCCTGGAGCAGGCCGCGGAGGCGGCGGAGTCGATCGCGTCGGCCGTCGGAGCGAAACTGCCGCTCACCGACCCGGTGCTGGTGTTCGCGCTGGTGATGGCGCTGATTCTGATCGCTCCATTCTTCATGTCGCGGCTCAAACTGCCCGGGATCATCGGTCTGCTGGTGGCGGGCATGATCGTCGGACCCCACGGTTTGGGCCTCCTTGAGCGCGACGCCACGATCGTGCTGCTGGGAACGGTCGGCCTGCTGTACATCATGTTCCTGGCCGGCATTGAGATCGACCTGGATGATCTCTTCCGCCATCGCAACAACAGTCTGGTGTTCGGCTTGCTGACCTTCGCGGTGCCGCAGGTGCTGGGCACGGTGATGGCGCTGACGCTGCTCGATTACAACTGGCCGGCGGCGATTCTACTGGCGAGCATGTTCGCCAGCCACACGCTGGTGTCGTATCCCGTGGCGGCCCGGCTTGGGCTGGTGAGAAACCGCGCCGTGAGCGCCGCCGTCGGCGGGACGATCATCACCGACACGCTGGCCCTGCTGGTGCTGGCGATCATCGCGGCGTATTCGACCGGCGAGTTGTCCGTCGGATTCTGGGCTCGCTTCGGAATCTCGACGACCCTGTTCGTCGCCATCTGCCTGCTCGTGGTGCCGCGGATCGGTCGATGGTTCTTCCGGAGTCAGACGGAGCGCGGGCCGACGGAGTACGTCTTTGTCATGGTGGTGGCCTTCGGGTGCGCCGGACTGGCGATGGCTGCGGGCCTGGAGGCGATCATCGGCGTGTTCCTCGCGGGGTTGGCGCTCAACCGGCTCATCCCGGCGCAGAGCGTGTTGATGAACCGCATCCACTTCACGGGCGAGGCGATCTTCGTGCCGTGCTTCCTGCTGTCGGTCGGCATGATCGTTGACCTGAAGATTCTGGTTGCGGGTCCGGAGGCGTGGCTGGTATCGGGGTCGATGGTGGTCGCCGTCGTCGTCACGAAGTTTCTCGCGGCGGTCATCTCAGGCAGGGTGCTCGGATTCTCGTCGGCCGAGGGGCAGGTGATGTTCGGGCTGAGCGTTCCGCAGGCGGCGGCGACGCTCGCCGCGGTGTTCGTGGGATACCGCATCGGCCTGTTTGATGAAAAGGTGCTCAACGGCGCGGTGATGATGATTCTCGTCACGTGCATCCTCGGTCCGTGGGTGGTCGATCACTTCGGGCGCCGCGTCGCCATCGACGAGCAGGCGGCGCCGAGCGAACCGGGCCAGAATCTGCTGCGCATCCTCATTCCGCTGGCCAATCCGCAGTCCGCGACCCTGCTCATGGAGACGGCCATCGCGATCCGGCGGCAGAACTCCACCGAGCCGCTCTACCCGCTGACCGTGGCCTTCGAGGGTGGAGACGTGGCCGCCAAGGTGGCCGCCGGAGAGCGCATGCTCGGCTACGCGGTCACCCATGCCTCGGCGGCCGGCGTACCGGTGCATGCCGTGACGCGGGTCGACACCAGCATCGCCAACGGCGTGTCGCGGGCCATCGTCGAGCTTCGGATCAGCACCGTGGTGATCGGCTGGTCGGGCGAGCCGTCAGCGAGACGGATGATCTTCGGCAGCGTCATCGACCAGCTGCTGGAGAGCAACCCGCAGACCTTCCTGCTCTGTCGCCTGCAGACGCCGCTCAACACCACCCGCCGGGTCATCATGGTGGTGCCGCGATTCCTCGAGCGCGAGCACGGGTTCGGCGAGGCGGCCCGCACCGTGAAACTCATGACCAGCCGCCTGGGCGCGAAACTGGTGGTGGCGGCGGCGGATTCGGAGATCAAGCACCTTCAGCCGCGCATCGGCGCCATCAAGCCCCAGGTGGCGACCACCTTCACGCCCGTCAGTCCGCTTTCCAACGTCGTGCCGCGCCTCCAGTCGATGATCGAGACGGATGATCTGATCGTGCTGATGAGCACCCGAGAAGGTCGCCTGGCGTGGACGCCGGAGCTGGATCGACTGCCGCAACGGCTGGCGGCGGAGTTCCCCGGTACGAATCTCATCGTGTTCTACGGATCGGAGCAGTCCTCCGAAGCCCGGGCCGCGGCATCGGCGGCCATTCCCGGCACATCCGGACTTCTGGCGCCCGAGCGCGTGGCGTTGGGCGTCTCGGCCATGCCGTTCGATCAGGCGCTCGAGCACGTGCTGAGGCCGCATTTCCGCACCCTTCCCGCCGCCCTGCGCGAGGTGCGCGACGCGCTGATCCGCAACGCCAACGAGTACTCCACGGAAATGAGCCCCGGCGTCGCGCTGCTCCACGCCCACGTGACGCATGTATCAAGCCCCACCTTCTTCCTGGCCACGTGTCCCCAGGGGCTGACGCTGCCGCGCATCAGCCGACCCGTTCGGATGATGCTCGTGCTCCTCAGCCCCGCCGACCTGCCGCCGGAGAAGCACCTGCAGTCGCTGGCCAACATCGGCCGGTTGATGCGCTCCGCCGAAGTGGTCAACAAGGTCATCGGTGTCACATCGTTCGGCGAACTGGATCAGCTCTTCACGCCGCAGGCAAGCGGCTCGACAGCGCCGGGGGGTGGTGTGGCGTAG
- a CDS encoding VOC family protein, with amino-acid sequence MRLGNFSVSLAVKDLNASREFYEKLGFRVFGGDASGGWLILQNESSTIGLFQGMFEKNILTFNPGWDRAANMLPDFDDVRDIQRELIRRGITPVTPADESTTGPAALVIVDPDGNPILIDQHVPRPGAK; translated from the coding sequence ATGCGACTCGGCAATTTCTCAGTCAGTCTGGCCGTCAAGGATCTGAACGCCTCGCGCGAGTTCTACGAAAAGCTGGGCTTCCGCGTGTTCGGCGGCGACGCCTCCGGGGGCTGGCTCATCCTGCAGAACGAGTCCAGCACCATCGGATTGTTCCAGGGCATGTTCGAGAAGAACATCCTCACCTTCAACCCCGGCTGGGACAGGGCGGCCAACATGCTGCCGGACTTCGACGATGTGCGCGACATCCAGCGTGAACTGATCCGGCGCGGCATCACGCCCGTCACGCCCGCCGATGAATCCACCACCGGCCCGGCGGCCCTGGTCATCGTCGATCCGGACGGCAACCCCATCCTCATCGACCAGCACGTGCCCAGGCCGGGCGCGAAGTGA
- a CDS encoding 2-oxo acid dehydrogenase subunit E2: protein MPDFKLPDLGEGVHEGQIIRLHAKVGDFVREDAPFMEVETDKAAVEIRAPFTGVIEQWHVKEGQLAHVGDVMVTWRKASGGEREPAHGGAEARASGGIAAGRPVAGAVARGTAATGDVPGSETAMIEPRVSSSMASHGGREGISGRHVPASPATRKLARELGIDLNAIQGSGPNGRVTREDVERAAAGSGAPASTEAATAQATWSRPARPPSPQGRVGAPTSSIAPAAMTIPPGDDAADAHGPIRIVPVSQARKTIAANMTQSWTTIPHVTDSDDADVTDLEALRKGYPSPANGHRKLTMLAFIVRAVAQALSRHPVFNAVFDAEKQAIVYRRYIHVAVGVHTERGLVAPVIRDADRLSVIQIADALDAIIEKARAASFSVADTRGGTYTISNAGAFGGSHYSTPIIAPGQCAVLAVGRTRWMPWVVGGSPSGAGVPPVIQPRFIMPLSHSFDHRIADGGQEIAFLQDIIGQLENPARLMY, encoded by the coding sequence ATGCCTGATTTCAAGCTCCCTGATCTTGGCGAAGGCGTTCACGAAGGGCAGATCATCCGTCTGCACGCCAAGGTCGGCGACTTCGTGAGAGAAGACGCCCCGTTCATGGAGGTCGAGACTGACAAGGCGGCGGTCGAAATCCGCGCCCCGTTCACGGGTGTCATCGAGCAGTGGCATGTGAAAGAGGGCCAGCTCGCTCACGTGGGGGATGTCATGGTGACGTGGCGCAAGGCGAGCGGGGGCGAGAGAGAGCCGGCGCACGGAGGTGCAGAAGCACGGGCGAGCGGCGGCATTGCGGCCGGGCGACCCGTCGCGGGTGCGGTTGCACGGGGCACCGCGGCCACGGGGGACGTCCCTGGCTCGGAAACCGCGATGATCGAGCCGCGCGTGTCGTCATCCATGGCGTCTCATGGCGGTCGTGAGGGGATTTCAGGGAGGCATGTGCCCGCCTCGCCCGCCACGCGCAAACTGGCGCGGGAGCTGGGCATCGACCTCAACGCGATTCAGGGCTCCGGCCCCAACGGGCGCGTGACGCGCGAGGATGTCGAGCGGGCGGCGGCTGGGAGCGGTGCGCCCGCCTCAACGGAGGCCGCGACAGCACAGGCGACATGGTCACGACCCGCACGCCCGCCCTCTCCCCAAGGAAGAGTGGGTGCGCCAACGTCTTCAATCGCGCCTGCCGCCATGACGATTCCCCCCGGCGATGATGCGGCGGACGCGCACGGGCCGATCCGCATCGTGCCCGTCAGCCAGGCGCGCAAGACCATCGCCGCCAACATGACGCAGTCGTGGACGACGATTCCGCATGTGACGGACTCGGACGATGCGGATGTCACCGACCTCGAGGCGCTGCGCAAGGGTTATCCTTCGCCCGCCAACGGCCATCGCAAGCTCACCATGCTGGCGTTCATCGTACGGGCGGTGGCGCAGGCGCTTTCGCGCCATCCCGTGTTCAACGCGGTGTTCGACGCTGAGAAGCAGGCGATCGTCTACAGGCGATATATCCACGTCGCCGTGGGCGTCCACACCGAGCGCGGCCTGGTGGCCCCGGTGATCCGCGACGCCGACCGGCTCTCGGTGATTCAGATCGCCGATGCACTGGATGCCATCATCGAGAAAGCCCGCGCCGCATCCTTCAGCGTGGCCGACACGCGCGGCGGCACGTACACCATCTCCAACGCCGGGGCGTTCGGCGGGTCGCATTACTCCACGCCCATCATCGCGCCGGGCCAGTGCGCGGTGCTGGCGGTGGGGAGAACGCGGTGGATGCCTTGGGTGGTGGGCGGATCTCCCAGCGGCGCCGGCGTCCCGCCGGTGATTCAGCCACGCTTCATCATGCCCCTCTCGCACTCCTTCGATCACCGCATCGCGGATGGCGGGCAGGAGATCGCCTTCCTGCAGGACATCATCGGCCAACTGGAGAACCCGGCGCGGCTGATGTACTGA